In a single window of the Kineococcus rhizosphaerae genome:
- a CDS encoding HNH endonuclease yields MCRVCLERDSVEVDHVVPASAGGTDDPSNLRGLCVPCHREKSLREAAKGRRRQAGARLLPPERHPGLR; encoded by the coding sequence GTGTGCCGGGTCTGCCTCGAGCGCGACTCCGTCGAGGTCGACCACGTCGTCCCCGCGTCGGCCGGCGGGACCGATGACCCGTCGAACTTGCGGGGTCTGTGCGTGCCGTGCCACCGGGAGAAGTCCCTCCGGGAGGCCGCGAAGGGCCGTCGTCGGCAGGCCGGAGCCCGCCTCCTCCCACCGGAGCGGCACCCCGGCCTCCGGTAG